DNA from Halobaculum sp. XH14:
GAGACCCCCGAGCGGGTGATCACCACCTCGGCCATGAACGGGCTCGACCACGGGATCGAGATGCTCTACTCGCGCAACGCGATCCCGATGACGGACGCGACCGCGGCCCACGGCGTCCGCGTGCTCTCGGATGCGCTCCCGCGGCTCGGCGCGAACCCCGACGACGTCGACGCGATGGGCGACGCGATGGTGGGCGTGGCGCTCTCGACCACCGGGCTCATCGACCCCACCAGCGGGCCCAAGTACTCGATCGTCCACGCGTTCGGTCACCAGCTCGCCCAGCAGTGCGGCGTCCAGCAGGGGCTCGCACACGGGGTGATGGCCCCCGACGTGCTCGCGTACGTGTTCGAGAACGTGGACGGCCGCCGGGACCTGCTGGCGGACGCGCTGGGCGTCGACGCGGGCGGGACGGCCGTGGAGACCGGGGACGCCGTCGTCGAGGCGGTCCGGGACGTCAGGGACGGGCTCGGGCTCCCGTCCCGACTGCGCGACCTGGACGCGGTGGATCGGGCGGAGTTCGACGCGCTCGGCGCGGCGATCGAGGGCGACATCGGCCTGACGTTCGCGCCCGAGGGGCTCGACCCCACCCCCGAGTCGCTGACTCGCGTGCTCGAACGCGCCTGGTGAGGCGGCGATACGTTCGACAGCATCGAACGATTTATCACGGTCGAAGACACATCGTTCCGGTATGACCGAGGGCGACTCACTCACGATCAAATCCGACCGGACGTTACTCTCGATTCTCACGGTGCTCGGCG
Protein-coding regions in this window:
- a CDS encoding iron-containing alcohol dehydrogenase; this encodes MADHEFRHWYGPTELTAGPGCVEALDRAVREAGGSSALVVAGRSVSQQPAVMDPILAGLGDAYAATFTEVTADKTYESVRAAAARVREDGIDAVVGVGGGGCMDAARAVSVVAAHPEADPQSLFADVDERGELTLSRLPNAPLPVVEVPTTLSGAEVTCAAGMNVVDPDGGHVVRTAPIIHPDIWPAAIFYDPELAVETPERVITTSAMNGLDHGIEMLYSRNAIPMTDATAAHGVRVLSDALPRLGANPDDVDAMGDAMVGVALSTTGLIDPTSGPKYSIVHAFGHQLAQQCGVQQGLAHGVMAPDVLAYVFENVDGRRDLLADALGVDAGGTAVETGDAVVEAVRDVRDGLGLPSRLRDLDAVDRAEFDALGAAIEGDIGLTFAPEGLDPTPESLTRVLERAW